The proteins below are encoded in one region of Triticum aestivum cultivar Chinese Spring chromosome 1B, IWGSC CS RefSeq v2.1, whole genome shotgun sequence:
- the LOC123085774 gene encoding pentatricopeptide repeat-containing protein At3g09040, mitochondrial, with protein sequence MISGYHRAGRYQKALSLFSRMVKMGSSPDQVTCVTVISTLASLGRLDDARTFLKRMPAPSTVSWNAVISSYAQQNGMEHEVFGLYKDMKRQGLWPSRSTFASMLSAAANVMAFVEGRQFHASAVRHGLDANVFVGSSLINLYAKCGCIGEARYVFDFSHEKNIFMWNAMLNGLVRNEQQEEAIQMFWYMMRLGLEADEFTFVSVLGACAYLDSHCLGRQVQCGTIKNCMHASLLVANATLDMYSKFGAIDDAKTLFSLIPYKDSVSWNSLIVGLAHNGEEEEAISILRLMNADGITPDEVSFATVVNACSNIRATETGKQIHCLAMKYSICSNDAVGSSLIDLYSKHGDVESCRKVLAQVDATSIVPVNALIAGLVQNNRDDEAMQLFQQLLRDGFKPSSFTFSSILSGCTGLLSSVVGKQAHGYTLKSGLLHNDSSLGVSLIRIYLKSKMPEDADKLLTEMPDHKNLHEWTASISGYAQNGYSS encoded by the coding sequence ATGATCTCTGGGTACCACCGAGCTGGAAGATATCAGAAAGCACTGTCTCTGTTCTCGAGGATGGTGAAGATGGGATCATCTCCGGACCAAGTGACCTGTGTCACCGTCATTTCCACTCTTGCAAGCTTGGGTAGGTTGGATGATGCGAGGACCTTCCTGAAGAGGATGCCAGCGCCGAGCACGGTTTCTTGGAACGCTGTCATCTCCAGTTATGCGCAACAGAATGGGATGGAGCATGAGGTCTTTGGATTGTATAAGGATATGAAGAGGCAGGGATTATGGCCCAGTAGGTCCACTTTTGCGAGCATGCTAAGCGCAGCAGCCAATGTGATGGCTTTTGTTGAAGGCCGGCAGTTTCATGCTTCGGCAGTAAGGCATGGCTTGGATGCAAATGTTTTTGTTGGTAGCTCCCTGATCAACCTTTATGCAAAATGTGGCTGCATTGGTGAGGCAAGGTATGTGTTTGATTTCTCCCATGAGAAGAACATTTTCATGTGGAATGCGATGCTCAATGGGCTTGTTCGAAATGAGCAACAAGAAGAGGCCATCCAGATGTTCTGGTATATGATGAGGCTTGGTCTTGAGGCTGATGAGTTCACCTTCGTCAGTGTTCTTGGTGCATGTGCGTACTTGGATTCACATTGCCTGGGAAGACAGGTGCAGTGTGGGACAATCAAGAATTGCATGCATGCAAGCTTGCTTGTTGCTAATGCAACATTAGATATGTATTCCAAGTTTGGAGCTATAGATGATGCGAAAACACTATTCAGTCTGATTCCTTACAAAGATAGTGTGTCCTGGAATTCCCTTATTGTTGGACTTGCACAcaatggagaagaagaagaagcaatcaGTATTCTCAGATTGATGAATGCAGATGGTATAACACCAGATGAGGTGTCTTTTGCTACTGTAGTTAATGCATGCTCCAATATTCGAGCTACTGAGACTGGAAAGCAAATCCACTGCCTAGCAATGAAGTATAGTATCTGCTCAAATGATGCTGTTGGTAGCTCTCTGATTGATTTATATTCAAAGCATGGAGATGTGGAATCTTGTAGGAAGGTTTTGGCACAGGTAGATGCAACTAGTATAGTCCCAGTAAATGCTCTGATTGCAGGTCTTGTGCAGAACAATAGAGATGATGAAGCTATGCAGTTGTTTCAGCAGCTTCTTAGAGATGGTTTTAAGCCCTCCAGCTTTACATTTTCAAGCATTCTGTCAGGTTGTACTGGACTTCTCAGTTCGGTTGTTGGCAAACAAGCCCACGGTTACACACTGAAGTCTGGTCTTCTGCATAATGATTCTTCGCTTGGTGTTTCACTGATCCGGATATATTTGAAGTCGAAAATGCCTGAGGACGCCGACAAACTCTTGACAGAGATGCCAGATCACAAAAACCTGCATGAGTGGACAGCTAGCATTTCAGGGTATGCTCAAAATGGTTACAGTTCTTAA